A segment of the Macadamia integrifolia cultivar HAES 741 unplaced genomic scaffold, SCU_Mint_v3 scaffold2233, whole genome shotgun sequence genome:
tcttagggaattttacaatcaatcgcctttgatggagaccgaTTGAAGAGGAAACATGCCATACTCACTGCTTctacccaaaatctcttgctcaaccctgcattcagcctcatactccgagctctttttAGAAGTGttatgttcatcctttcagctacaccattttattgtggtgtctttggaaccgtgaagtaaCGTGTAATCCCCTTCAGCTTTACATAATTCTAGAAATGGCTTGTACGtgtactcccctccattatttgttctcaagtacttaattttctttcctgtcttcctttctacctcatccttctattccttaaatttagtgaacacttcacttttatgcttcatgaagtagatccagactttccttgagtaatcattaACAAAGGTCATGAaatattctgccccacctttagattttgttgttgaaggaccccatacatcgttgtgtatataatcaagcacccctttactcttatgttttgcagttttgaaactaaccttgcactgtttcccgaacacacaatacttatagaagttcagtttacaagttttcactccctttaatagtttctttttatgaagctccatcaatcttcTTTCTCTCATATGCCCAACCCgtatatgccacagataggtatcatctgtatcaaatcctacatctgtagtcacagatgttCCACCTGTAAtggtgctccctatgagtctgtataagTTTCTTGtcagctgtcccttcatgacaaccataacacTCTTATTAACTTTaaaaactccaccttctgctatgtattTGCAATCATTTgtgtcaagtgcccccaaagatactaagtttttccttaattctggtacatgtctcacatctgctaaagttcttactatgccatcaaacatcttgattttgatagtgcctatcccaatggtcttgcatacagcatcattccccattaggacaaacccaccattatatggttgatatgtatcaaaccaatccttatgtagacacatgtgatatgaacatccagaatctaaaatctaagaatcagaAAGTTGATtattacctgatgatatagagagtacatctctaTCATCTCCATCtaaactgtcagccacgctagcttcctcatatgccttatctacacctttcttcttcaagtctgccttcctcttcgagcactctcttttcaaatgatcttctttcttgcaatagtaacaagagacatttgtctttgccccttttgatttcgatcgactcttctcAGATCCCTTctaatttgatctccctcttttctgctccttgtcacctccaaaaagaccctccttgagatttcgtactactggccttcttccttgtatcattggacatgagggcagccacgacttcatccatctcaagggtctccttcccgtacaagagagtctttaccaggtgatcatatgattctggaaGCAATGACAGCAACAATAATGCCTTGTCTTCATCATCGATCTTAatctccaggtttgcaagtttacttatgatctgattgaatatgttaagatgctctGATAGATCTGTACCTACCTCCATCTGTAGATAATACAATTGTTTTTTTAGAataacttgttcgttaaggacttcgtcatgtagatgctttcaagtgtcactcataactgcggtgcagattcgatacccacaacatattgtagggcatcatcagaaagattcaatcgaatagcacttaccgccttttcctccatctcctcccaatcttcgtcagtaatttttgcaggtttattcaacttccccaacaacgttttcccCAAACCCTATTGTAACAAAAGATCATTCATCCTTTGACGCTAGagagtgaaattgttcttcccattgaaccactcgatatcatacttggcattcgatcccttccctaccatcgtgatagtaaaccctagaaaacggaaacctaaagctttgataccaatttgtagaaatgcaaccctaaaacgacgcagaagataatggaaaaacaagaacaagcaatgcacacagattttacgaggttcggcaagattgcctacgtccccggtgagatgagatcctgcttcactatcaatggagaatagggttacagcgctcatccctcacacctcttagtattgcttgcattacaaagaaagaaaccctcgctacaaatatataacgaaaaaccctaatccagaaagtacacaactgccctcaaataaaaaattcaagcgggggGCACCCCTACTATGCAGGGGGGCAGGCAatccccacggcccgctaactgactagcgggaccgccgtcctaccTGTCGAGGTGCTAcgccagtactccctggattaaactgtgacggaatacaagacatcatacactaacaATTCCCACATGCCAAGTTAACGTTGTAAGTTCTAGAATTGATGTATGGTGATACAAACATAACCTTAAAGAATTTGTATATtcgaaatgaaaatttcaactcATGGCAGTGCATGTCCATACAAAGAACACTTTCATGTATCACGCCGAGTTGTCCGTCTCAAAACAAAACATTTATGTTATGTGACTTTATAAACTTTATAGAATCCACCTACTGGTCAATTCTGAATGAACCCATGGATAATTCTAGTTCCAACTTTATTGCCCTTCTACCTCACAGGCATTAACTCTCAAGCTTACTCAGAAAGAGCTATGGTCCAACAACTAGCTTACAGTAGCTGATTAGCTAGAAGGAGATGCTCATGATCATATAAGGTCTAACAGAAACTATATAATTCTAATGGTGTTGAATAGAATATGTATTGCTATTCATATCCCTATGGGTTCTTTCCTTGAAAAATTTCTATATTTTGCCTCTCATACTTTCCAAGTAGAATCTCTGAGCGTTTTGAAGCTAAACTTTTGCCAGCTCAGACCCTCAAACCACAAGAGTTTCACTTCTCTGAAAACCTTATTTCTATTCCAGTATGAAATTATGAAGCAGAAATATAAGATCATATCTATAACAAAAACCGATTCTGGGAAAAGCCTAATCTAGAAAAATCAATTTCACGCACAAGACAAATCGAAACCACCATCAGGcccaaatcaaattttaatcaaatttaacaaaatacccaaaataaagGCCAGCCAAGTTGTAACTATAGCGATCtaataacagaaaaaataagagaagCAGATACCAGAAGGCGGAAAGGTAAACCTTGTcccatataaaattttcagcAAATGGGACCCAAATAAGAATTACATCTTAAAAGAAGGAATTTGCAGGTAAGCGGTAGTAAGGGAACAATGGGAAATACCCGAATTCCCTGGGATTGGAGACTGGCAATAGCAGAGTCCAAAATGTGTTTGCGTCGGCCCATGATAGAAACTGCGGCACCATGCTTACCGAACTGAGTGGCCATCTCTAACCCAATACCTGAGCCTCCGCCTGTCAAAAGGGCAACCTTCCCTTTCAGAATATCAGCCTTGAACGGGGACTCCAttgaagctctctctctctcgctccctACTCCCTAGTGCTATGTTACGAAAAGAAGATTTCTTATtgcaatttatatatatatatatatatatatatatattagatatTGACTATATCAAATCATACTATAATTATCTCATTTTTGTGCAAACTAATCGCTTGATGCCGTTCACTTTCATAAAAGGTAATTGCCTTAAATGCCCTTCAATTTCATCTACATTTTCATCATGACAATACACGGCTCTCTCCCTCTTAAAGCACAGTAAATTCTCCTTACCAGGAAGAAAATTCTGTAACAGCCCATCAGTGGCTGCCCAGAATTTAGAAAATCAAACACAGAGAACGAAATCTCTAGACAGACTCAGTCTCATATACATCTTTATCTGATACCACGTTAACTGAAAGCAGTGTTGAGTTATACTAAGTCCATTGACCCATATACGATGGACAGACTCTGAAGAGCCAGAGCATATTGATCAAGAGCAGATGATTCAATATGCTTTGATTCTCTAGGAAAGTTTTGTATCCAACCATGTGTTATTTATATATGAAACAAGACTCTTCTCATCCTTTCAAGAGTTTGAGGTCTGTGTGCGTGGATGTACTGTTCAGCTTCTTCTGGTGATCAGTTTCGCCCTTTCTCATCTTCTATGTTTTATCTTCTTCGTTTAATTTGGTGATGGTACATAAATCCCAATAAAATTAGGAGAGGCCTAACacccaaggttttttttttttttatttccttgggCTAAAACCCAAGGATAATGGGGACCCTTCTGTGGAAACGATGAGCTTCTCTTTCAGGTCTTAATTTAACATGACACAGCTTATTGTCAAATAGAGCTGGTAGAAATGTTGgacttttctcataaaaaaaaaaagaaaggttgacTTTTAAATATTTGCCAGTCTGAGGTCGCCTATGTCTAGACACAGGTGGACGCAAAAAGACCATGTTGCCTCAGTTTCGTGACTACAAATACTCCCACATGCCCtcttgttagatcaaacaccaagaaatacgaaaataaataaacaaaaaatccgcacgacatagagatttaacgagtttcacacaccagtgtggtgtgctacgcccttagataaagaagaagatgtttcattatATAGAAGAAAGATTATACCCAAGTAGCAGtgaaaaaactcgccctgaaaccctagttcgaaaaaaccccaaaatacaatgactttctcaacaaaacaacagtatattatatactccaagtcatgggtcgacccatcgggtcgtggccaatccggtcgaaccataccacggGGGCTATGCCTCAGCACCTCCATACGAGATTAGTGATGGACttcgggcttgggcctatcggcctaacccctctacttccatcacagatctcagaaaactttccattcaagttgccaccaaaatatgtcggagcgggtcaatcttcaaaatggatcaagaattcgagacaaaatTAACACCTTTTATTGGCCCTGCTTGCTGGTGTTGCCTACATCAATCCCGTGAGATTTTGATGATCAATTTAGCCTCCTATCTCGTTGTCTTCGTTtaatttgtttaatttgtttAATTTGGTTGATGGTATGTAAAGCTCAATAAAATTAGGTGAGGCCTAAAACCAAATGATAATGGTTTAACATAGCTTAACTGacactaaggctccgtttgttttGACATGAAAATTTTTTCGTGTAAAATTTTACGGTATAATTAAATTTTTCATCGTTTGTTTTGCAACTTGAAAAATTAATTTGTCTGGAAAATTTTACCAGAACCCCCGCATTTTCCGAAAAAaccaaatgacaaattttactcTCAATTTGTCCGTAAAATAATCCTCATAAATTTATCGAGCTTTGCTCGACACATTTGCTCACTTGCAGACACTCTTAACTTCGTAGCCGAGAACTTTCGCTCCTAGCTCTGCAACTGAGAGCGAGAGATCGATCATTCCTCTACTCTCAGATATACTACCTTCACAACAATATTTTAGCGATTCTCTGCAACGATGACAAATTGGCATGAATCCCCTTTTTGTATGTCTACAATCTCTCTATCTTCTTCAGTTTGCCTTTGAAAACGACTAGATTGTTGCTTCCATTTGCTCAAGCAAGTTTGATTGGGAGTTTCTGATGAGttatttgttctctctctctctctctctctctctctctctttgggcAAACAATTGCATAATAGATCTAGGGTTTTAGCTATTTCAACTTTGACCAGATCTGCCGAACCAAAAAATTATCTTCCAACTTCCAAGTGGGTCTCCTGCAACTTGTATCCAATCGTTGGTTTGTGCATCGTTCTTCCAAAGAGAGGTGCCGCCTCAAATGTTAAACTCAAGAGGACTTGTTCTTCCAAATCCAATCTATTGTGTTCAGAATGAGAATCTCAATTTCTGTTTTGAGGCCAATCTCCCAGTTCAATTCAAAACCCATGCTTTCCTTTCTCAATTCGAAAACGAAGTCTTGACGATATATGACAAAACCGTGCTGATGGGTTGCAGAGGAAGAGAAAGCAGTAGTGGCGCCGTTGGTTGGCAGCAAACGGGAGATAGATAAGGGAGAGAGGGGGTGTAGCGATAGTGTAATGATTGATGTTCAATAAATGGTTAAGATGCAAAGAGCGAAATCCAACGATCAATAAATGTTAGTATAAGATTCCATTACACAACACTAATTTATAAACTAATTTTTCATAAATTAATGGAAATTCCGAGTGTATAACATCTCTATCTTGTCTAAATCAAAATCTTCTATTACCCTTGAGATCATGTGTGCTTCATATATGTTTTATGGCAAAAGACTGCGCATGATGCAAGAGTAGCAACATCATGCCCAACCTCTgtcattctctctccctcccatttGCAAATGACTCCCACCACCCATTGGTTAAGTCACTAGTTCCGAAAAAAGCTAGTGGCATGTCCAACCTCTACACGCATTTTATCTTGATAATTATTGATGATTATAATCTTTAATAAAAGTTTACGTGGAAAGGTAGAATTATAGTTGATTAATTAGTAAGAAATGTTGTCCTCTACCTATAGATGAACAAATTTGAATACATGATGAATAGCTCTcaatattggaaaaataaaatttaagatGAGcacattattttattatctttaatTGCATATGATTCATGTATTTGTGGGTCCCATGTCATTACATGGTTCTTACAATCATATAATATGGGCTACTTGATTCAAAACTTCTATAATGGCATCTTATGTAattatgttaaataattttaCCATGTCAAATAAATGACAAACAAACGTCAAAAAATTTTACGGTGATATTTTACCTCTTGAAAACAAACATCAGAAATTATTTTTAAAGTGTGAATTTTACATCTAAAAATTTCCCTTGTAAAATTTTACAccgaaacaaatggagcctaagGGTAAAACATGCCCTTGGTTTCCCTTTTATGGGAACGATGAGCTTCTCTTGCAGGTCTAAATTTAGCATAACAgagcttttttttcttctttttttttttcaatcccctGCTCCATATTGACTTCTTCTGAGAATTGAGTTGTGTGTTCAGTACAATATACAAATGAGCTTGAATGGATTCTTATGGGTATTTATGCACCACCCAGACCCAAGAGAGATCTTCAAGCCTCCGTTTTTGGAGAGACATATGTTGGGAGCTACAAGaactctcaaaaaaaaaaaaaaaaactcatctcCCTCTGCTTTTAGTAGGTGACTAGTCAGGTTCAACCAGATCCtgaggaatctttttttttttttttttgNNNNNNNNNNNNNNNNNNNNNNNNNNNNNNNNNNNNNNNNNNNNNNNNNNNNNNNNNNNNNNNNNNNNNNNNNNNNNNNNNNNNNNNNNNNNNNNNNNNNNNNNNNNNNNNNNNNNNNNNNNNNNNNNNNNNNNNNNNNNNNNNNNNNNNNNNNNNNNNNNNNNNNNNNNNNNNNNNNNNNNNNNNNNNNNNNNNNNNNNNNNNNNNNNNNNNNNNNNNNNNNNNNNNNNNNNNNNNNNNNNNNNNNNNNNNNNNNNNNNNNNNNNNNNNNNNNNNNNNNNNNNNNNNNNNNNNNNNNNNNNNNNNNNNNNNNNNNNNNNNNNNNNNNNNNNNNNNNNNNNNNNNNNNNNNNNNNNNNNNNNNNNNNNNNNNNNNNNNNNNNNNNNNNNNNNNNNNNNNNNNNNNNNNNNNNNNNNNNNNNNNNNNNNNNNNNNNNNNNNNNNNNNNNNNNNNNNNNNNNNNNNNNNNNNNNNNNNNNNNNNNNNNNNNNNNNNNNNNNNNNNNNNNNNNNNNNNNNNNNNNNNNNNNNNNNNNNNNNNNNNNNNNNNNNNNNNNNNNNNNNNNNNNNNNNNNNNNNNNNNNNNNNNNNNNNNNNNNNNNNNNNNNNNNNNNNNNNNNNNNNNNNNNNNNNNNNNNNNNNNNNNNNNNNNNNNNNNNNNNNNNNNNNNNNNNNNNNNNNNNNNNNNNNNNNNNNNNNNNNNNNNNNNNNNNNNNNNNNNNNNNNNNNNNNNNNNNNNNNNNNNNNNNNNNNNNNNNNNNNNNNNNNNNNNNNNNNNNNNNNNNNNNNNNNNNNNNNNNNNNNNNNNNNNNNNNNNNNNNNNNNNNNNNNNNNNNNNNNNNNNNNNNNNNNNNNNNNNNNNNNNNNNNNNNNNNNNNNNNNNNNNNNNNNNNNNNNNNNNNNNNNNNNNNNNNGTATCACTCTCGAATGCTGTGGTAACCAGTCATGGGAGGATCATGGAGTTTGATCCTGTTTTCCAGCCACAAGTGCAATGTACAGTCTGAGGTACCAATTTTACCCTACCAAACTGGTACAAGGAAATTTATATTTGCTAAAAAGGGTGTAcccggtgcacaaggctcccacatgTGCAAGGTCCGGGGGGCCaagaactacgcagccttaccccgagaatgtcgagaggctgtttcgactgcttgaccaccaggttgcAACATTCGTACCTAACCGTTGGACCGAGCGTGCTCCTTATTTATATTGCTAAAATTCAGTGataaatgaaatggaaaaaaggGGATGATTTCATTCACACGGCCCATTGAGATAATCTTATCCCAGCTTTCACTATTTGAGCCACTTGGAAGGATGATGCAGCGATGCTATCAAAtaacaaacccccccccccccccccggggggtgtattggcatgcatccttGTATTTCTCAGATGTCAGTTTATGCCCATGCACCCTCCTATTTagattgaaacttgacatgtaggGAAGGCACCTTGGGGTATACCTGTCTATGAACATTGGGCCCCGTTTGGCAGATATTTGGGTCGTTGAGGAAACCTTTGCCCGAAAAGAAACCTCTTATTTAATGCAGTATTGTTAACTATCCATCTATCTTTTATGTTTAGTCACAGTAAAGCAGCAAAAAACTGGAACATCAAACTGAATCTCTGCAATCAATTACATGGCCTAACTTCACTTGTCAAACAAGTAGCAAAgaattaaattataaaatgaaGTTCAATCAATAATAGGATGCCCAAAACATATCCAAGAATGTGATAAAAATAGAACCTGTGCGAAACCCATTAGGGGATAAATCCTCTGCACTCACAAGAAAATTGCCAGCTGCATTGTTCACAAGAATATCAAGCCTGCCAAAATGCTTAACAGTTGACTCTAAAACTCTGACTGCATCTTCCCTCTTGCGAACATCTCCATTAAACCCAACAGCCTAAACATGAACAAGAAACAGAATGTAATTGTGTAAGTCCATTGCTCACAACCAGATCCCAGAGCCAGATTAAAATCTTTAGGTTCCCATTAATTGGCAAAGTAAATTAAACTTACACTTCACTAGTAAAAATCTGCATTCATAACTCACAATAAGTAGAAGGCAAATGCGATGCATCTATTTTTATTAgtaaactcaactcaactcactTTAAGCCTACCCAAACTAATTGgtgtcggctacatggatcctatttTTCCATTCAACTCTAATTCACCTTAACCTCTGTtcttaacaaataaaagaagaaagcttAAAACAGAATTTAGGTCAAAGAGTTTCTAAAATAAAGTCCTTGAAACTGCCATCTTTCACATTTCTTCTCTTCCATGTGTTGAATTTAATTCTACAAAAGGCTGAAAATCTCATACTACAATGGGTAATACCATCATAAACCTATTTTCTATCCTAAACCTGATCGAtaggaaaataaagagagagagagagactacatAATATACACAGGACATAAATCAATAagaatttgataaaaaaaaaacaatgagataataaaaaaaacaaagtaacaTAACTGAATTGTGTCTTTCCGGGGATAAAGCGAAAGGACAAACAATAAACAAATGAAATACAGTTTATGAAAATAATGTAAAGTGGCCTTGAGAAGAAAGATATAATAACTCCTCTAATCAATGGCAATGGTTCTCAAGAATCACTAAGACAGGAACATCTATTTTGAAATTATtccagaagaaaaaataaaggccATACAATAATTGAAACTTGGTAATGCAGTTCCTAatccttttaaaaaaattatacagaTGATTCATAATTACCTGCACTTTGGAATCCATATAACTTTGGTTAGAGGATCAAGGATTTGAGCCATGACACAATAACACCACATAGTATACTCCATGGATGAGGAACATATACAGTATTATATAATTCCCAAGGGCTTCCATGGGGCAGTCTCAGGCTTTCTCATAAAGAGCTGTAGTCCAACAACCAGCTTACAGCAGCTGTTTAGTTAGAAGGAGAAGCTCTGGATTGTATAAGGTCTAACAATATCTACATGATTCTaatggttttgaaatagaataTATATTCGCATTCATATTCTGTCCTTCTGGGTGTCATGCATCATGCAAGATTGAATTTTAGAAATAGCCAACTCAATATGCAGATACAAGTAAGTGAGTATCGTCTACGCCTGTCATTTGGTTTTAGACATGTAATTCTGAAGTATATAAGCATATCAACCCACTACCTAACTTCTAAAGTACCACTCTTAACTTCTCAAAAGTTAGGACACAGATATCAGATAATATCCAACCAACATGCAGATACCATGCTTTGCAGATAAGTTCTCTCCAGCTATATACAGTCCAAGCACTAATATcttatcaaattcaatgaaAGTTCTAATCGAATGAGACTGCAAGAAGCATATATGATTGGTCAGTTACTACTCCCCAGTATCTGATTCTGAGACGAATACATACTTCTGAGGAAGGAAAATTAAAACAGAACTTTAAGAACTGAGCAACGAACTTCTAGGCCTATCAAGATTGAAAACAAGCTCGACTTCAGGGAAATCTCAATATAGAGAAATCATTTTCACCGAAGACGGAATTTGAACAAGACAAGTCGAAACCACCATCAGGCCTAAATGCAATTTTACTCgaattttacaaaatacccaacATAAAGGCCAAAGAAGTTGAAATTTTTTCGAtctaagggagagagagagagacccaaatGACGGAAAGTAGACCttcttgcataaaaaaattcgGCAAATGAGACACAGATAAGAACATCTTGAAAAGAAGGAATCTACAGGTAAGAAGTAAGGAGCAAAGGGAGATACCCGAATTCCGTGGGATTGGAGAGCAGCAACAGCAGAGTCTAAAACTTGCTTGCGTCTGCCCATGATCGCAACCGAGGCGCCATGCTTACCGAACTGAGTGGCTATCTCGAACCCAATACCTGAGCCTCCGCCTGTCAAAAGGGCAACCTTTCCTTTCAGTATATCGCTCTTGAATGGggactccatctctctctctctctctcgcttgcTCGGCTTGTGGCTTGTAAGTTGTAAGTCTACGGTTTATTAACTCTGCAAATCATTGACTTATCATAGGTTGACTGTTCAAAGCCAGGAAGCGTCTCTGGAGCAATTAATCTCTGCCACACTGCACTATGCCCGGGTGCTCCCACCTACCCTGTTCGTCGTCGCACCAATGCAGTTAGGCGGAGGAATTTTATACACTTCTTTGAGCCCCGAGGTGTTTTCTACGTGCTCTCAAATAAGAAGTTTGGGATCAAGTTTCCTGTCTGGAAGCGGCCCTGCACCGCAGAGACTGGGAACAATATGCTCCTCCTGGTTCACGCACCCCTATGTCACATCCGAACAGAAAACACTCGTCCtaaaattttaagggaaaaaaaaaggataaagacAGCGTAATCCTTATACCTAGGCACACTCAAGAGTGAATTGATTATCCACTCATCGCAAGAAATCCTGCTATTATTGATGCATCTTTGTGTTCCCATTAGTCTACATGCTTATGTAGGGATCATATGGCCTTTTACAGAACCCCCtccttttgttattatttttttcttaataaatataaaattacatTATGAGAACCCTTTTCCcgaatgcaattttttttttggtacaagtaaccttctaccaaaaataaaaaaataaaaaaatagaataactAACCTCAAAGAATGACAACAGACCATCGTCATGGAACaagaaatattttgaaaacgattaaaataattaaaattaacaataatttaaacgttgagattttaaaattattgaaaaaataataatatacacACAAGTTGTAGTATTTATTCATTTCTTATTAAAATGAGAAGTAGTTTGAGAGAGCCGGGTCAAACCCTAGACC
Coding sequences within it:
- the LOC122066099 gene encoding peroxisomal 2,4-dienoyl-CoA reductase [(3E)-enoyl-CoA-producing]-like, with protein sequence MESPFKSDILKGKVALLTGGGSGIGFEIATQFGKHGASVAIMGRRKQVLDSAVAALQSHGIRAVGFNGDVRKREDAVRVLESTVKHFGRLDILVNNAAGNFLVSAEDLSPNGFRTEIQFDVPVFCCFTVTKHKR